The sequence GGTGCATGGTGGCTGGCTCTGGATGATGGCCAAGTGGAACGAGAAAAAACCCATGATGCCCGTCCCCGATGGCATCGATTACCTGCCGCTGGTGATTGCCGGCGTGCTGATCGTGCTGTTTTCAATTGAACATATCATCGCGCTGCTGCGCGGCCAAGTCGTGGAGCCAGCATGGAACTGACCGTACTCGCCCTGAGCTTCACGCTCCTGCTGATCATCGGCGTGCCGGTTGCCTTTTCGATTGGACTGGCGTCGGTGGCCACCATCCTTGCCGCCGGCCTGCCGGTCGCGGTGGTGTTCCAGAAGATGGTCGGCGGCATGCAGATCTTCTCCTTCCTCGCCATTCCCTTCTTTGTCTTCGCCGGCGAGTTGATGCTCTACGGCGGCATTGCCGAGCGCATCGTGCGCTTTGCCAACAGCCTGGTCGGCCATGTGCGCGGCGGCCTGGGCATGAGCAACGTGATCGGCTGCACGCTGTTCGGCGGCGTGGCCGGCTCGCCGCTGGCGGACGTGTCGGCCATCGGCTCGGTGATGATTCCGCTGATGAAGAAGGAAGGCTACGACGCCGATTACGCGGTCAACGTCACGACGCACGCCGCGCTGGTCGGCGCCATCATGCCGACCTCGCACAACATGATCATCTTCACGCTGGCCACCTCGGGCATTGCCTCGGTCAGCGTGCTGAGCCTGATCCTGGCGGGCCTGGTGCCGGCGATTCTGCTGACGCTGTGCAACCTGGGCGCGGCCTACTACGTGGCCGTCAAGCGCGGCTACCCGACACGCGGTGCCTTCCCCGGCTGGGGCGAGGTCATGCGCGCCTTCGGTGCTTCGTTGCCGGGCCTGCTGGTGGTGGTGATCATTCTGGTCGGCATCCTGTCCGGCGCGTTCACCGCGACCGAGTCGGCATCGATTGCCGTGGCCTGGGCGCTGTTCATCACGGCAGTGGTTTACCGCACGATGTCCTGGAAAAACTTCATGACGGCCTGCGCCAAGGCCTGCAAGACCACCGGCGTGGTGCTGCTGCTGATCGGCATCTCGAACGCGTTCGGCTACTTCATG comes from Polaromonas naphthalenivorans CJ2 and encodes:
- a CDS encoding TRAP transporter large permease yields the protein MELTVLALSFTLLLIIGVPVAFSIGLASVATILAAGLPVAVVFQKMVGGMQIFSFLAIPFFVFAGELMLYGGIAERIVRFANSLVGHVRGGLGMSNVIGCTLFGGVAGSPLADVSAIGSVMIPLMKKEGYDADYAVNVTTHAALVGAIMPTSHNMIIFTLATSGIASVSVLSLILAGLVPAILLTLCNLGAAYYVAVKRGYPTRGAFPGWGEVMRAFGASLPGLLVVVIILVGILSGAFTATESASIAVAWALFITAVVYRTMSWKNFMTACAKACKTTGVVLLLIGISNAFGYFMALYEVPQLTGELMKSISSEPWVIFFMINVLLFILGTFLDMAATILICTPIFMPIAMQFGMDPVQFGIVMLINCALGLNTPPVGSVQFVGCAIGGISVGQVMRSILPFYSALGICLLLVTYVPAFSMWLPNLITK